The Verrucomicrobiia bacterium genome window below encodes:
- a CDS encoding alpha/beta hydrolase, protein MKITFMALVLTVSLLTAIPLPARAGEASAKPSFAVKVTGKGAPVILIPGLSCSGAVWDGTVEHLKDHYQCHVLTLAGFAGQPRIPAPFLETVRNDLAVYIRDQKLDHPVIIGHSLGGFLGLWLAEHNPDLTGPLIIVDSLPFLPASFTPGVTVETVRPLAETMRAGMAGAPSQFVSNSTPQVRMMVTKPADFDRIMSWVKITDPLAAGDAVFDLFSHDLRDDLGQIKSRALVLGTWIAYKDYATRKETGSRIRQQYTQLKDCKIVMAETRHFIMLDDPPWFYQQVDAFLAKPGRNQVSYR, encoded by the coding sequence ATGAAAATCACTTTCATGGCCCTTGTCCTCACTGTCAGCCTCTTAACAGCAATTCCTCTCCCGGCACGGGCCGGCGAGGCGTCTGCTAAACCTTCCTTTGCCGTCAAAGTTACCGGCAAAGGCGCACCGGTAATTCTTATTCCCGGTCTCTCCTGTTCCGGTGCGGTCTGGGATGGCACCGTCGAGCATCTCAAGGATCATTACCAGTGCCACGTGCTGACGCTTGCGGGCTTCGCCGGCCAGCCGCGTATTCCGGCTCCGTTTCTCGAGACTGTCCGCAATGACCTTGCCGTTTATATCCGCGACCAAAAACTCGACCATCCCGTCATCATCGGCCACAGCCTTGGGGGTTTCCTCGGCCTCTGGCTCGCTGAGCACAATCCCGATCTCACGGGACCGCTTATCATTGTCGATTCGCTGCCGTTTCTGCCGGCCAGTTTCACGCCCGGGGTCACGGTGGAAACCGTCAGGCCCTTGGCGGAAACAATGCGCGCTGGCATGGCGGGCGCTCCCTCGCAGTTTGTTTCGAATTCTACGCCGCAGGTCAGGATGATGGTGACCAAGCCGGCTGATTTCGACCGCATCATGTCCTGGGTCAAAATTACCGACCCGCTGGCTGCCGGCGACGCCGTGTTCGACTTGTTCAGCCATGATCTGCGTGATGATCTCGGCCAGATCAAGTCGCGCGCGCTTGTACTGGGAACGTGGATCGCCTATAAAGACTATGCCACTCGCAAGGAGACCGGGAGCAGAATCCGCCAGCAGTACACTCAACTCAAGGACTGCAAAATTGTCATGGCCGAGACGCGGCATTTCATCATGCTCGATGATCCGCCATGGTTTTACCAACAGGTGGACGCGTTCCTTGCCAAGCCGGGTCGAAATCAAGTCAGCTACCGCTGA
- the bioD gene encoding dethiobiotin synthase: protein MRRNLFITGTDTGVGKTHVTAALLTELRRRGVRAAAFKPIACGKGGRHDAEIYAAIMDHEQPLDVINPIYLRHPLAPSVAAKLERKSIDLRKIFRTYQQLAGDYSVVLVEGAGGLLVPIRENYFVANLAKALKLPIVIVARLGLGTINHTLLTAHQANAHGLKIAGLVLNDTVGGRQGLAEKTNIRVLPKLCKVPLLGVMLHGKRGQTSAARKICDQLFSGS, encoded by the coding sequence ATGCGACGAAACCTCTTCATCACGGGAACTGATACCGGCGTCGGCAAAACACACGTCACCGCGGCGCTCCTGACAGAGTTGCGGCGGCGCGGCGTGCGTGCGGCGGCATTCAAACCGATTGCCTGTGGCAAAGGCGGACGCCACGACGCCGAAATCTACGCCGCAATCATGGACCACGAGCAACCACTCGACGTGATCAACCCCATTTATCTCCGTCATCCACTCGCCCCCAGCGTCGCCGCAAAACTTGAGCGCAAGTCGATCGACCTCCGCAAGATCTTCCGTACATACCAGCAACTGGCTGGCGACTATTCCGTGGTCCTCGTCGAAGGGGCAGGGGGCCTTCTCGTCCCGATCCGCGAAAACTACTTCGTCGCCAACCTCGCGAAAGCGTTGAAACTCCCAATCGTAATCGTCGCCCGCCTCGGCTTGGGAACCATCAATCACACTCTCCTGACCGCCCATCAGGCCAACGCGCATGGCCTGAAGATCGCCGGTCTCGTGCTCAACGACACCGTGGGTGGTCGCCAAGGCTTGGCTGAAAAGACGAACATTCGCGTCCTGCCAAAACTCTGCAAGGTCCCGCTACTCGGAGTGATGCTGCATGGCAAAAGGGGACAGACATCCGCCGCGCGTAAAATTTGCGATCAGCTTTTCAGCGGTAGCTGA
- a CDS encoding BMC domain-containing protein, translating to MADALGLLEARSFAAMVEGADAMVKAAKVELVSYEKTGGGYVTAVIRGDVAAVKAATDAGRTAASRVGEVVAVHVIARPHENVDTVVPLGRGNKAAKK from the coding sequence ATGGCAGATGCATTAGGTTTGCTCGAAGCACGTTCCTTCGCCGCGATGGTGGAAGGGGCCGACGCGATGGTGAAAGCCGCCAAGGTTGAACTCGTGAGTTACGAGAAGACGGGCGGCGGTTACGTTACGGCGGTCATTCGTGGCGATGTCGCCGCGGTGAAGGCCGCGACTGATGCCGGGCGCACGGCGGCCAGCCGCGTGGGCGAAGTGGTGGCAGTCCACGTCATCGCGCGTCCGCACGAGAACGTCGACACCGTCGTCCCGCTGGGACGTGGCAACAAAGCTGCCAAGAAATAA
- a CDS encoding BMC domain-containing protein codes for MKKYPAIAVIEFSSIADGLYTSDAILKKAPIAMIKGGTVSGGRYLTIFGGTTGSVGESLSEALVIGAGSVLDHAFLPDVHAKIHDAMLGKRTNSEQGSVAILETDTIAANVRAAEVAIKGTDVNLVELRLAEYEMSGKAISLYSGELEEVQSAMNIASDFLRGRQAFTHYRIIARPHEALAKQLDDTTRYLDAKLHELEGEEAS; via the coding sequence GTGAAGAAATACCCCGCCATCGCGGTTATCGAATTCAGCAGCATCGCCGACGGTCTCTATACGTCTGATGCGATCCTGAAGAAGGCGCCCATTGCCATGATCAAGGGTGGGACGGTCAGCGGCGGTCGCTATCTCACCATCTTCGGCGGCACGACAGGCAGCGTTGGCGAATCACTCAGCGAGGCGCTTGTCATCGGCGCCGGCAGCGTGCTGGACCACGCGTTCCTGCCGGATGTGCATGCGAAGATTCATGATGCGATGTTGGGCAAGCGGACCAATTCCGAGCAAGGTTCGGTGGCTATTTTGGAGACGGATACGATTGCCGCCAACGTCCGCGCCGCGGAAGTCGCTATCAAAGGGACGGACGTGAATTTGGTCGAGTTGCGGCTTGCGGAGTACGAGATGTCGGGCAAAGCCATCAGCCTGTATAGTGGTGAGTTGGAGGAAGTCCAGTCGGCCATGAATATCGCCAGCGATTTCCTGCGCGGACGGCAGGCTTTCACGCATTACCGCATCATCGCGCGTCCTCATGAAGCGCTCGCCAAACAACTTGATGACACGACGCGGTACCTCGATGCCAAGTTGCACGAACTCGAAGGCGAGGAGGCGTCGTAA
- a CDS encoding aldehyde dehydrogenase family protein, whose product MAGLSEQEIDLIAQRIVADLTGRGGASAPAASSSSASASAPLRDIGIFDTIDEAVKAASIAFCQFDQQGLKKRNEIIAAIRQSMREHGSALARMAHEETGLGRYEDKILKNQLVTEKTPGTEDLLSHTVTGDDGLTLTEPAPFGVIGAITPTTNPTSTIINNTIAMLSAGNAVVFNVHPNAKRCSCHNVALINKAVVAAGGPRNLITCVANPTVESAQGLMKHSGVRLVVVTGGGGVVQAAMASGKRAICAGPGNPPVVVDETADIDKAARDIVFGASFDNNIICADEKECLVVSSVADQLIKAMSYNGAYLITKEQLAAVEKVVFKQTHGPRQEADIDRSLIGKSASVILQKAGIRCDDSIRLGICEVDHDHPLLWTEQMMPIFPVTRVRDADEGIDFAMQLEHPRRHTFVMHSDNLSNLSRMARECNASIFVKNGPSQAGLGFKGEGPTSFTIASPTGEGMTTPKSFSRWRRCTLVGAFRIV is encoded by the coding sequence ATGGCAGGACTTAGCGAGCAGGAAATCGATCTTATCGCGCAACGCATCGTCGCCGACCTCACGGGACGCGGCGGCGCGTCCGCACCGGCAGCCTCATCCTCGTCGGCTTCTGCTTCCGCGCCGTTGCGGGACATCGGCATCTTCGACACCATCGACGAAGCGGTCAAGGCGGCCAGCATCGCCTTTTGCCAGTTCGACCAGCAGGGCTTGAAGAAGCGCAATGAGATCATCGCTGCGATTCGGCAGTCGATGCGGGAACATGGCAGCGCGCTGGCGCGGATGGCGCACGAAGAAACGGGGCTCGGGCGTTACGAGGACAAGATCCTCAAGAACCAACTGGTCACCGAGAAAACGCCCGGCACGGAAGATCTACTCTCTCACACTGTTACCGGTGACGATGGCTTGACGCTCACCGAGCCGGCGCCGTTTGGCGTTATCGGAGCCATCACGCCGACGACCAATCCGACTTCGACGATCATTAATAATACGATTGCGATGCTTTCGGCGGGGAATGCGGTGGTGTTTAATGTCCACCCGAACGCCAAGCGGTGCTCCTGCCATAATGTTGCGCTCATCAATAAGGCTGTCGTTGCTGCTGGTGGGCCGCGCAACCTGATTACCTGCGTGGCGAACCCGACGGTCGAAAGCGCGCAGGGATTGATGAAGCACTCGGGCGTGCGCCTCGTTGTCGTTACGGGCGGCGGTGGCGTTGTGCAGGCCGCGATGGCGAGCGGCAAACGCGCCATCTGCGCCGGGCCCGGCAATCCGCCCGTGGTCGTGGATGAGACGGCGGACATTGACAAGGCCGCGCGCGACATCGTTTTTGGCGCGTCCTTCGACAACAACATTATCTGTGCTGATGAGAAGGAATGCCTCGTCGTTTCCAGCGTGGCGGACCAGCTTATCAAGGCGATGAGTTACAACGGCGCGTACTTGATCACGAAGGAACAACTGGCCGCGGTCGAGAAGGTGGTGTTCAAGCAAACCCATGGCCCGCGGCAGGAAGCGGACATTGACCGCTCGCTCATCGGCAAGAGCGCGAGCGTCATCCTGCAGAAGGCGGGCATCCGTTGCGACGACAGCATTCGTCTCGGTATTTGCGAGGTGGACCACGATCATCCCCTGCTCTGGACCGAACAGATGATGCCGATTTTCCCGGTCACGCGCGTGCGGGACGCCGACGAGGGCATCGATTTTGCGATGCAACTTGAGCATCCGCGACGGCACACGTTCGTCATGCATTCGGACAATCTTTCGAACCTTAGCCGCATGGCGCGCGAGTGCAACGCCAGCATCTTCGTCAAGAACGGCCCGTCGCAGGCGGGGCTTGGATTCAAGGGCGAAGGTCCCACGTCGTTCACCATCGCCAGCCCCACGGGCGAAGGCATGACGACCCCGAAGAGTTTTTCACGCTGGCGGCGCTGCACGCTGGTCGGCGCGTTTAGAATTGTGTGA
- a CDS encoding tetratricopeptide repeat protein — translation MKPAPDYQQAEVLPSNEAASGSGRIPRHVLMAALILGLVTVAIFARTWNHQMLYWDDDENVLQNPLVVMPVAAGFKLIFTAPFSTDYYPLTYISLALDHWVWGGHFFGYHVTQTLLHGLNAFLVVLLVWRWTRVSEVAVLAGAWFAWHPVQVETVAWIAERKNVLGACLFLLAWLAYLRIDESDEKSSSATRWRVVALVLFMLAVLAHALVIVMPALLLLYEMCLRRRKFSAALRRTWLFFVPAGFAALMRVLGHAGSGQLSSPFRNLSEGVLTMTKVVGEYLDALFWPARLSNHYTVTAVDSIGNPGVMVTLLWLVAWAVLAWRGRTLRRWTIFALAWFLICLAPVLQIVPHPTLRADRYLYLAALGIFVLVAEWLEKKRVILILAGPLTGVCLIGLTLARIPDWHDPKALWSDCVRKNPRSAVGYYSLAGVSIMEQDWPTAEGYLEKTVALKPNFAEAHARLGEVYLMENKEAGAREELQRALALKPQLTAARHDLMLLEQRHP, via the coding sequence GTGAAGCCAGCGCCAGACTACCAGCAGGCGGAGGTGCTGCCAAGTAATGAAGCAGCGAGTGGCAGTGGGCGCATTCCACGTCATGTCCTGATGGCGGCGCTCATTCTCGGGCTGGTCACGGTGGCGATCTTTGCGCGGACTTGGAACCACCAGATGCTTTACTGGGATGACGACGAGAATGTGTTGCAGAATCCGCTTGTGGTGATGCCGGTTGCGGCGGGGTTCAAATTGATTTTCACCGCGCCGTTCTCCACAGATTACTATCCGCTCACGTACATCAGTCTTGCGCTCGATCATTGGGTGTGGGGTGGGCACTTTTTTGGATATCACGTGACGCAAACGTTGCTGCACGGGTTGAACGCGTTTCTGGTCGTGTTGCTGGTGTGGCGGTGGACACGAGTGTCGGAGGTCGCGGTGCTGGCGGGCGCGTGGTTCGCGTGGCATCCGGTGCAGGTTGAAACCGTCGCGTGGATCGCCGAACGCAAGAACGTGCTCGGCGCCTGCCTGTTTCTGCTGGCTTGGCTGGCGTATTTGCGGATCGACGAGTCAGACGAGAAGTCGTCCTCTGCGACCCGCTGGAGAGTTGTGGCATTGGTGCTCTTCATGCTTGCGGTGCTGGCACACGCCCTGGTAATCGTCATGCCCGCGTTGCTGCTGCTTTATGAAATGTGTTTGCGTCGGCGAAAATTCTCCGCGGCGTTGCGACGGACGTGGCTGTTTTTTGTGCCGGCCGGTTTTGCGGCCCTGATGCGGGTACTCGGGCATGCAGGATCCGGTCAACTGTCGAGTCCGTTTCGAAACTTGTCGGAGGGGGTTTTGACGATGACCAAGGTGGTCGGCGAATATCTCGACGCGCTGTTCTGGCCCGCGCGGTTGAGCAATCATTACACCGTGACGGCGGTGGATAGCATCGGCAATCCGGGCGTTATGGTGACCTTATTGTGGTTGGTGGCGTGGGCAGTTCTGGCCTGGCGCGGGCGAACGTTGCGGCGTTGGACCATTTTTGCTCTCGCGTGGTTCCTGATCTGTCTTGCGCCCGTGTTGCAGATCGTGCCGCATCCGACGCTGCGCGCGGACCGGTACCTGTACCTTGCGGCGCTCGGGATTTTTGTGCTGGTCGCAGAATGGTTGGAAAAGAAGCGTGTCATCCTTATTCTCGCCGGGCCGCTGACGGGCGTTTGCCTGATTGGGTTGACGCTGGCGCGCATCCCGGACTGGCACGACCCGAAAGCGTTGTGGAGCGATTGTGTCCGGAAGAATCCGCGGTCGGCGGTGGGTTATTACAGCCTCGCAGGAGTGTCGATCATGGAGCAGGACTGGCCAACGGCGGAGGGTTACCTGGAAAAGACCGTCGCGTTGAAGCCCAACTTTGCTGAGGCGCATGCGCGCCTTGGCGAGGTCTATTTGATGGAGAACAAGGAAGCGGGGGCGCGGGAGGAACTGCAACGGGCCCTCGCCTTGAAACCCCAACTCACGGCAGCACGCCACGACCTGATGCTTCTTGAACAACGCCATCCATAA
- a CDS encoding M23 family metallopeptidase, producing MNNAIHNEFLPLPSDAALRIAWPTPNHFLFDAPEKFFARTRVNADYGKPGWTRDCGKRLHRGCDIAPVKVTATGKKTLVVFTDCATNSDFESEEPTFVPHDDVFCVFDGRVAEVVEDENLSDFGRHVVVEHVWPRSGEKFFTLYAHLAEISIAGSAVISGQRIGKMGQTARSADARSWMAIAPHLHFEVRDVNKQSFDPVEFLTKFLPDRQA from the coding sequence TTGAACAACGCCATCCATAACGAGTTCCTTCCGCTGCCGAGCGACGCGGCCCTGCGAATTGCGTGGCCGACGCCGAACCATTTTCTGTTTGATGCGCCGGAGAAGTTTTTCGCGCGCACGCGCGTGAATGCTGATTATGGGAAACCGGGATGGACGCGCGACTGCGGGAAGCGGCTTCATCGCGGGTGTGACATTGCGCCGGTCAAGGTTACGGCGACGGGAAAGAAGACGCTGGTCGTCTTTACGGATTGCGCCACGAACAGCGATTTTGAAAGCGAAGAGCCTACCTTCGTGCCGCATGATGACGTGTTTTGCGTGTTCGATGGACGCGTTGCGGAAGTTGTGGAGGACGAGAACCTGTCGGACTTCGGCAGGCACGTTGTCGTAGAGCATGTTTGGCCGAGGAGTGGGGAGAAGTTTTTCACGTTGTACGCGCATCTGGCGGAGATCAGTATTGCAGGTTCGGCAGTGATAAGCGGTCAACGGATTGGGAAGATGGGTCAGACTGCTCGTAGCGCTGATGCGCGCAGCTGGATGGCGATTGCGCCGCATTTGCATTTCGAAGTGCGGGATGTAAACAAGCAATCATTTGATCCGGTGGAGTTTCTCACGAAATTCCTTCCTGATCGGCAGGCGTAG
- a CDS encoding EutN/CcmL family microcompartment protein — MLLGKVIGTLTPCVVYTGLEGVPMLWIQPLDKQGQPKGEPVVACDGTRMAGPEELVYYEGGREAAMLLEPWFVPVDHAIVGIVDELHAE; from the coding sequence ATGCTGTTGGGCAAGGTCATCGGTACGCTCACGCCGTGTGTCGTATACACGGGACTCGAAGGCGTCCCGATGCTCTGGATTCAGCCGCTCGATAAACAGGGCCAACCGAAGGGCGAACCTGTCGTCGCCTGCGATGGCACGCGCATGGCGGGGCCTGAAGAGTTGGTGTATTACGAAGGCGGACGCGAGGCGGCGATGCTGCTGGAGCCGTGGTTTGTGCCTGTCGATCACGCGATCGTCGGAATTGTGGATGAATTGCATGCGGAATAG
- a CDS encoding EutN/CcmL family microcompartment protein yields the protein MIIGTVRGNIVSTINHPFYDGKKLMIVEKEDFAGKAGGYLIAIDGGVGVGVGERVLVIDEGNSARQIVKDSKAPLRSIIVAIVDHVEAMT from the coding sequence ATGATCATCGGCACTGTCAGGGGCAATATCGTTTCGACGATCAATCATCCGTTTTACGACGGGAAGAAGTTGATGATCGTCGAGAAAGAGGATTTCGCTGGGAAGGCTGGCGGCTATCTCATCGCCATCGATGGCGGCGTGGGTGTCGGCGTCGGCGAGCGCGTGTTGGTCATCGATGAAGGCAATTCCGCGCGACAGATCGTAAAAGACAGCAAGGCGCCGCTACGTTCCATCATTGTGGCGATAGTTGACCATGTCGAAGCCATGACGTAA
- a CDS encoding EutN/CcmL family microcompartment protein, whose translation MNLGKVVGTVVATRKESSMDGLKFMLVKHVDPEGKETGGQVVAVDAVGAGPGELVLIATGSSARQTLATKDRPCDAVIMAIVDSWEIGGTEKYRKD comes from the coding sequence ATGAATCTTGGCAAAGTTGTCGGCACCGTCGTCGCCACGCGCAAGGAGTCCAGCATGGACGGGTTGAAGTTCATGCTGGTCAAGCACGTCGATCCCGAAGGCAAAGAAACCGGCGGGCAGGTGGTGGCCGTCGATGCGGTCGGCGCCGGTCCTGGCGAGTTGGTGTTGATTGCCACGGGCAGTTCGGCGCGCCAGACCCTCGCCACGAAAGACCGGCCGTGCGATGCGGTCATCATGGCCATCGTGGACAGCTGGGAAATCGGCGGCACCGAGAAGTATCGAAAGGATTAG
- a CDS encoding sigma-70 family RNA polymerase sigma factor, whose translation MERNDTELVSQSLHGSREAFGRIVEQYQSLICSLAYSATGSLTQSEDLAQETFVIAWKQLGQLREPEKLRSWLCSIARSVISGARRQQVREPAHGAETLDGIQESMATEPLPSEHAISREEEAILWRSLEKIPELYREPLVLFYREHQSIESVATELELSEDAVKQRLSRGRKLLTEEVTAFVEGTLQRTNPGEAFTLGVLATLPAMTISAKAATVGAAAKGAGLMGLLGAVLTPLLAFLNLFGIWRLSHKAARSDRERNIYKIFFPVLAGSIVVVILLTSLLMSHGDSFIKTNPSLFAGLMTGLILGYPLLLIPFCIWFYRAVRKLAPELPPAEVVTRPGNSVWEYRSRFQLLGLPFIHLRTGGWQSWPVKELKPVKAWIVVTDGVAFGALFAYGSVAVAPISIGACAVGLLSYGAMAVGALAVGGFGFGIWAFAGFAFGWQASAGCAIAWNTASGAQYAIAHQYALGPIAHAAQVNNEFVRHLVKSSPFFRVCWMIVPYFFWLMWIWAIPLMISMIVQWRVIAGRRLLQRSTTR comes from the coding sequence ATGGAACGCAATGATACGGAATTGGTATCGCAAAGCCTGCACGGCAGCCGTGAGGCTTTCGGGCGAATCGTGGAGCAGTATCAGTCATTGATTTGTTCCCTCGCCTACAGCGCCACGGGCAGCCTGACGCAAAGCGAGGACCTGGCGCAGGAGACGTTTGTCATTGCCTGGAAGCAACTGGGGCAGTTGCGTGAGCCGGAAAAATTGCGGTCCTGGCTGTGCAGCATCGCGCGGTCGGTCATTAGCGGCGCCCGACGGCAGCAAGTGCGTGAGCCGGCGCATGGGGCGGAAACGTTGGACGGTATCCAGGAAAGCATGGCCACCGAACCCCTGCCCTCCGAGCACGCGATCAGTCGCGAGGAGGAAGCGATTCTTTGGCGATCGTTGGAAAAGATCCCCGAACTCTACCGCGAACCGCTCGTGCTTTTTTATCGGGAACACCAGTCCATCGAGTCCGTGGCGACAGAATTGGAATTGTCCGAAGACGCGGTGAAGCAGCGATTGTCGCGGGGCCGCAAGTTGCTGACGGAAGAGGTGACGGCGTTTGTGGAAGGCACGTTGCAGCGGACGAATCCCGGCGAGGCGTTCACGCTGGGCGTACTGGCCACGCTGCCGGCCATGACAATTTCCGCTAAAGCGGCGACGGTTGGCGCGGCGGCCAAAGGCGCGGGCTTGATGGGTTTGCTTGGCGCTGTTCTAACTCCGCTGTTGGCTTTTCTAAATCTTTTCGGGATTTGGCGCCTGAGCCACAAGGCGGCGCGTTCGGACCGCGAACGTAACATTTACAAGATTTTTTTCCCCGTGCTCGCCGGCAGTATCGTCGTAGTCATTTTGCTGACGAGCCTGCTGATGTCTCACGGCGACTCCTTCATCAAAACAAATCCTTCCTTGTTCGCCGGTTTGATGACCGGGTTGATTTTGGGTTATCCGCTGCTGCTCATTCCGTTTTGCATCTGGTTTTATCGTGCCGTAAGAAAATTGGCCCCGGAACTGCCGCCGGCGGAAGTCGTGACCAGACCGGGGAATTCCGTCTGGGAATATCGCAGCCGCTTTCAACTGCTCGGCCTGCCGTTCATTCATCTCCGCACTGGCGGCTGGCAAAGCTGGCCCGTGAAAGAATTGAAACCGGTAAAGGCCTGGATTGTCGTCACCGATGGCGTCGCGTTTGGCGCATTATTTGCGTATGGCTCCGTGGCGGTGGCGCCCATCAGTATCGGCGCTTGCGCCGTTGGTCTGCTTTCCTATGGCGCCATGGCTGTCGGCGCTCTCGCGGTTGGTGGGTTCGGTTTTGGCATTTGGGCGTTCGCCGGTTTTGCATTTGGCTGGCAGGCATCCGCCGGCTGCGCCATCGCGTGGAACACAGCGTCGGGTGCCCAGTATGCCATCGCCCATCAGTACGCTCTCGGCCCAATTGCCCACGCGGCACAGGTGAACAACGAATTCGTCAGGCACCTAGTGAAATCGAGTCCGTTTTTTCGGGTTTGCTGGATGATTGTGCCCTATTTCTTCTGGCTGATGTGGATTTGGGCGATTCCGCTGATGATTTCCATGATTGTTCAGTGGCGGGTCATTGCGGGCAGACGTCTACTACAGCGGTCAACCACGCGTTAG
- the deoC gene encoding deoxyribose-phosphate aldolase, which yields MAQLIDHTVLRPDATKADVEQLCREARQANFYSVCVNPTWVSLARQLLEGSSVKVCCVVGFPLGAQPPETKAMEARAAIRQGAKEIDMVINVGALKSGDDEMVLRDIRGVVEACRDGSAKCKVIFETSLLTNEEKARACELSVKANADFVKTSTGFSSGGATVEDVSLMSRIVKDKGLGVKASGGVRSLADLLKMVAAGATRIGTSSGLKILKEARGEAVSSEGAKY from the coding sequence ATTGCCCAACTCATCGACCACACGGTTTTGCGGCCGGACGCCACCAAGGCGGATGTTGAACAGCTTTGCCGCGAGGCGCGCCAGGCCAACTTCTATTCGGTTTGCGTCAATCCGACGTGGGTCTCGCTTGCGCGGCAGTTGCTCGAAGGTTCGAGCGTCAAAGTCTGTTGCGTGGTCGGCTTTCCGCTCGGCGCGCAACCGCCCGAAACCAAGGCGATGGAAGCGCGTGCGGCCATCCGCCAGGGCGCGAAGGAAATCGACATGGTGATCAACGTCGGCGCGCTCAAGAGCGGCGACGATGAGATGGTGTTGCGGGACATTCGCGGGGTCGTTGAGGCCTGCCGGGACGGCAGCGCGAAATGCAAAGTGATTTTTGAGACGTCGCTGCTAACCAATGAAGAGAAGGCCCGCGCTTGCGAGCTTTCCGTGAAGGCGAACGCGGACTTTGTGAAGACCTCGACCGGGTTCAGCTCGGGTGGCGCGACGGTGGAAGACGTGTCGCTGATGAGCCGGATTGTTAAGGACAAGGGCCTCGGCGTGAAGGCGTCGGGGGGAGTGCGGTCGCTGGCCGATTTGCTGAAGATGGTTGCAGCGGGCGCGACGCGCATCGGCACGTCAAGTGGGCTGAAGATTTTGAAGGAAGCCCGGGGAGAAGCCGTTTCGTCGGAAGGCGCGAAGTATTAG